From the genome of Paraburkholderia flava, one region includes:
- a CDS encoding MFS transporter, with protein MAIVNSGARLDRLPISRFHWKILGLIGAGAFLDAFDIYLANGSLAAMVKSGFTDLRLGSFFISATFLGMMIGAGLSGYLGDRFGRRYSYQANLAIFGLASLAACFAPNIYWLILLRFAMGVGLGAELVVAAGTLCEFVPPASRGRWTSLLALIVNSGLLGATAIGYWVIPHLGWRYMFAIAGVGAIVVWVLRHRMPESPRWLETVGRLEEAEATVSAIEREVAARVGTLPPVAHVVSHEAPNAPFSALFARGMLSRTLVAALTCMAINMSLYGFVAWLPTFFVKEGLTIVQSLGFVLLMSFGAPAGAVLGYFAADRIGRRNGLVLFSIITIALGYAYVQMRAPAAISITGFALVTTIYTVCTLGLFIYIPELFPTTHRLRGTGLAGTCGRAASMSTPYVAIVLYTHFGVTGVVTMVSAVLALLSVAILALRIETSQLTLEAISPGIGEQGGAGERIRVGEATAVQ; from the coding sequence TTGGCTATCGTCAACTCGGGCGCTCGCCTGGACCGGCTGCCCATCAGCCGTTTTCACTGGAAAATTCTCGGACTGATCGGCGCGGGCGCGTTCCTCGACGCGTTCGACATCTACCTCGCCAACGGCTCGCTCGCCGCGATGGTGAAGAGCGGCTTCACCGATCTGCGGCTCGGCTCGTTCTTCATCTCGGCGACGTTCCTCGGGATGATGATCGGCGCCGGGTTGTCCGGCTATCTCGGCGACCGGTTCGGCCGACGCTACTCGTATCAGGCGAATCTCGCGATCTTCGGTCTCGCGTCGCTGGCCGCGTGCTTCGCGCCGAACATCTACTGGCTGATTCTGCTGCGTTTCGCGATGGGCGTCGGGCTCGGTGCGGAACTGGTGGTCGCGGCGGGCACGCTGTGCGAATTCGTGCCGCCTGCATCGCGCGGACGCTGGACGTCGCTGCTCGCGCTGATCGTCAACTCGGGACTGCTCGGCGCGACCGCGATCGGCTACTGGGTGATTCCGCATCTCGGCTGGCGCTACATGTTCGCGATTGCGGGTGTTGGCGCGATCGTCGTGTGGGTGCTGCGGCACCGGATGCCCGAATCGCCGCGCTGGCTCGAAACCGTCGGCCGTCTCGAAGAGGCGGAGGCTACCGTGTCCGCGATCGAACGCGAGGTGGCCGCGCGCGTCGGCACGTTGCCGCCGGTTGCGCATGTGGTTAGCCACGAGGCGCCGAACGCGCCGTTCTCGGCGCTGTTCGCGCGCGGCATGCTGAGCCGCACACTCGTCGCCGCGCTGACCTGCATGGCGATCAACATGTCGCTGTACGGCTTTGTCGCGTGGCTGCCGACGTTCTTCGTGAAGGAAGGGCTCACGATCGTGCAGTCGCTCGGCTTCGTGTTGCTGATGTCGTTCGGCGCGCCGGCGGGGGCAGTGCTCGGCTACTTCGCGGCAGACCGGATCGGCCGGCGCAATGGCCTCGTGCTGTTCTCGATCATCACGATCGCGCTCGGCTACGCGTACGTGCAGATGCGTGCGCCGGCGGCGATCTCGATCACCGGTTTCGCGCTCGTCACCACGATCTATACGGTCTGCACGCTCGGGCTGTTCATCTACATCCCCGAACTGTTCCCGACGACGCACCGGCTGCGCGGCACGGGTCTCGCGGGCACCTGCGGACGTGCTGCGTCGATGTCGACGCCGTACGTCGCGATCGTGCTGTATACGCATTTCGGTGTGACCGGTGTGGTGACGATGGTGAGCGCGGTGCTCGCGTTGCTCAGTGTCGCGATTCTTGCGCTACGGATCGAGACGAGTCAGTTGACGCTGGAGGCGATTTCGCCGGGGATTGGGGAGCAGGGTGGAGCGGGTGAGCGGATACGGGTGGGGGAGGCGACGGCGGTGCAGTGA
- a CDS encoding Fic family protein, translating into MKDDILAVLSREIVQGNLWTSSSELAGKLSASWSTVKRHLDLLVQSGEVLREGKARATRYRIAAAPPAAAPTLISSMSGTGPVWSAESQTLRNLLSRPLAARDVVTYQRRFVDDYVPNQSSLLPETLAATLAEEGRMKGQQPAATYARKVLEPLLIDLSWSSSRLEGNRYTLLATEELFRSGVAGGDMDAVMLLNHKAAIEFLVDAAPEYGLITALVRNLHAVLMRDLLADADGLGSIRRKVVNISDTAYIPTQVSSLLEEMFEHIVEKARQIKNPVESAFFLWVNLAYLQPFEDGNKRTSRLSANIPLMLYNCAPLSFLDVDAGDYAFAMMGVYEYRNVALAVDLFEWAYRRSIRKYAVTLEAMGVPDPVRLQFREALNEAIGSIVRDRKTLGEAVAALSLPEEQVDVFQSLLDADLRTLGLHNCARYRLTLGQTRQWIEAGRPQ; encoded by the coding sequence ATGAAAGACGACATCCTTGCCGTGCTGAGCCGGGAAATTGTGCAGGGAAACCTTTGGACCAGTTCCTCGGAACTTGCCGGCAAGCTTTCGGCCAGTTGGTCCACCGTTAAGCGTCATCTCGATCTTTTGGTGCAAAGCGGTGAGGTTCTGCGGGAAGGTAAGGCGCGCGCTACGCGCTACCGGATTGCCGCGGCTCCGCCTGCTGCTGCTCCAACGCTCATCTCCTCAATGTCGGGCACGGGGCCTGTGTGGTCAGCGGAAAGTCAGACGCTACGAAACCTGCTATCCCGCCCGCTTGCTGCGCGTGACGTCGTGACCTACCAGCGTCGCTTCGTGGACGACTACGTACCCAACCAGAGTTCGTTGCTGCCAGAAACACTCGCGGCGACGCTGGCTGAAGAGGGGCGCATGAAAGGTCAGCAGCCTGCGGCCACGTACGCACGCAAGGTGCTGGAACCTCTGCTCATTGACCTGTCCTGGTCGTCTTCGCGCCTGGAGGGGAATCGCTACACGCTGCTGGCCACGGAAGAGCTGTTCAGAAGCGGTGTCGCCGGCGGCGATATGGATGCGGTCATGTTGCTCAACCACAAGGCGGCCATCGAGTTCCTTGTGGATGCGGCGCCCGAATACGGCCTGATCACCGCTCTTGTCCGCAATCTGCATGCTGTCCTGATGCGCGATCTTCTCGCCGATGCCGATGGGCTAGGCAGCATTCGCCGGAAGGTCGTTAACATCAGCGACACGGCATACATTCCGACGCAGGTGTCTTCGCTGCTCGAGGAAATGTTCGAGCACATTGTCGAGAAAGCACGGCAGATCAAGAACCCCGTGGAATCGGCGTTTTTTCTGTGGGTGAACCTGGCGTATCTGCAGCCATTCGAGGACGGCAACAAGCGGACGAGCCGGCTATCGGCCAACATCCCGCTGATGCTGTACAACTGCGCGCCGCTGTCGTTTCTCGATGTCGATGCCGGGGACTACGCATTCGCGATGATGGGTGTTTACGAATATCGGAACGTGGCTCTGGCCGTCGATCTGTTCGAGTGGGCGTATCGGCGTTCGATCAGAAAATATGCGGTCACACTCGAAGCGATGGGTGTTCCGGATCCGGTGCGACTGCAATTTCGCGAAGCCTTGAATGAGGCGATCGGCAGCATCGTTCGCGATCGCAAGACTTTGGGCGAAGCTGTCGCGGCCTTGTCCCTGCCCGAGGAGCAAGTCGACGTGTTCCAGTCGTTGCTCGATGCCGATCTGCGCACGCTGGGTCTGCACAATTGCGCGCGCTACAGGTTGACGTTGGGACAGACCCGTCAATGGATCGAAGCAGGACGGCCGCAATAG
- a CDS encoding phosphocholine-specific phospholipase C encodes MTSNSRRRFLQTVASSAGAAAAMTALPESIRNALAVPANHRTGTIRDVEHIVVFMQENRSFDHYFGHMRGVRGYNDRFPIPLPGGNPVWYQPSKEDPTKPVLPFHLNTQTTSAQCVGDLDHNWYPTHYAINNGAHNQWPQYKTDMTMGYHLRSDIPFHYALADAFTVCDNYFCSMPGPTHPNRSYLMTGMVDPTGTLGGPLLDNNDYVDNDGPPKYQLLSWTTYPERLQAAGISWQVYQQGLTGSDPLNGNYGTNILQNFTNFINAQPGSALYERAQTVRTIADLKNDVLANNLPQVSWLCPPAAYSEHPSYTPAYGAEYTSQILEALTSNPEVWSKTVLLIMYDENDGFFDHLVPPQAPANSTQGKSTVSVEGEIHNVINPAGRGGTYTVDNLPYGLGPRVPMTVVSPWSKGGFVCSQVFDHTSVIRFIEARFGVHEPNITQWRRAVSGDLMSAFDFRTPDAKIPPLPDTSNYMSMADQQCKANPKPTVPTSPTPSQIDAQEPGIRFARALPYELHVNGHVDAKQNTLTIDFGNTGDQGAHFYVYGTNRTDGPWRYTVEAGKSLNDTYDLSTTNGVYAFEVFGPNGFVRKFAGNAAHAASHGGGILGLLGGAPVPEIKVQYDVANGNVFLKLSNKGGGIARLTVSDNAYGARPRTVLVPAGLTIEEPWVLAASHHWYDLTVTSHDDATFSRRIAGHVENGRPSISDPAAVAPVTTLS; translated from the coding sequence ATGACCTCGAATAGCCGTCGTCGTTTCCTTCAAACCGTAGCATCGTCGGCGGGTGCCGCTGCCGCGATGACCGCGTTGCCGGAGTCGATCCGCAACGCGCTGGCCGTGCCTGCGAACCATCGCACCGGCACGATCCGCGATGTCGAGCACATCGTCGTGTTCATGCAGGAGAACCGTTCGTTCGACCACTACTTCGGCCATATGCGCGGAGTCCGTGGTTACAACGATCGCTTCCCGATCCCGCTGCCGGGCGGCAATCCGGTGTGGTATCAGCCGTCGAAGGAAGATCCGACGAAGCCCGTGCTGCCGTTCCATCTGAACACGCAGACCACGAGCGCGCAGTGCGTCGGCGATCTCGACCACAACTGGTACCCGACGCACTACGCGATCAACAACGGCGCGCACAACCAGTGGCCGCAGTACAAGACGGACATGACGATGGGCTACCACCTGCGTAGCGACATCCCGTTCCACTACGCGCTCGCCGATGCGTTCACCGTCTGCGACAACTACTTCTGTTCGATGCCCGGTCCGACGCACCCGAACCGTTCATATCTGATGACCGGCATGGTCGATCCGACGGGCACGCTCGGTGGTCCGCTCCTCGACAACAACGACTACGTCGATAACGACGGTCCGCCGAAGTACCAGCTGCTGTCGTGGACGACGTATCCGGAACGTCTGCAGGCCGCCGGCATTTCGTGGCAGGTGTATCAGCAGGGTCTGACGGGCTCCGATCCGCTGAACGGCAACTACGGCACGAACATCCTGCAGAACTTCACGAACTTCATCAACGCGCAGCCGGGCTCCGCGCTGTACGAACGCGCGCAGACGGTTCGCACGATCGCCGATCTGAAGAACGACGTGCTCGCGAACAATCTGCCGCAGGTGTCGTGGCTGTGCCCGCCGGCCGCGTACTCGGAGCACCCGAGCTACACGCCCGCGTACGGCGCCGAATACACGTCGCAGATTCTCGAGGCGCTGACGTCGAACCCCGAGGTGTGGAGCAAGACCGTCCTGCTCATCATGTACGACGAGAACGACGGCTTCTTCGATCACCTCGTGCCGCCGCAAGCGCCCGCGAACAGCACGCAGGGCAAGTCGACGGTGAGCGTCGAAGGCGAAATCCACAACGTGATCAACCCGGCCGGTCGCGGGGGTACGTACACCGTCGACAACTTGCCGTACGGTCTCGGACCGCGCGTGCCGATGACGGTCGTGTCGCCGTGGAGCAAGGGTGGTTTCGTGTGCTCGCAGGTGTTCGACCATACGTCCGTGATCCGCTTCATCGAAGCGCGTTTCGGCGTGCATGAGCCGAACATCACGCAATGGCGTCGCGCGGTTTCCGGCGATCTGATGTCCGCATTCGACTTCCGCACGCCGGACGCGAAGATCCCGCCGCTGCCGGACACGAGCAACTACATGAGCATGGCCGACCAGCAGTGCAAGGCGAATCCGAAGCCGACCGTGCCGACCTCGCCGACGCCCAGCCAGATCGACGCGCAGGAGCCCGGCATCCGTTTCGCACGTGCGCTGCCGTACGAGCTGCACGTGAACGGCCATGTCGATGCGAAGCAGAACACGCTGACGATCGACTTCGGCAACACCGGCGATCAGGGCGCGCACTTCTACGTGTACGGGACGAACCGCACCGACGGTCCGTGGCGCTATACGGTCGAAGCGGGCAAGTCGCTGAACGACACGTACGACCTGTCGACGACCAACGGCGTGTACGCGTTCGAGGTGTTCGGCCCGAACGGCTTCGTGCGCAAGTTCGCCGGCAATGCGGCGCATGCGGCCTCGCACGGCGGCGGCATCCTCGGTCTGCTGGGCGGTGCGCCGGTGCCGGAGATCAAGGTGCAGTACGACGTCGCGAACGGCAACGTGTTCCTGAAGCTCAGCAACAAGGGCGGCGGCATCGCGCGTCTGACGGTCTCCGACAACGCATACGGCGCACGTCCGCGGACGGTGCTGGTGCCGGCAGGCCTGACGATCGAGGAACCGTGGGTGCTGGCGGCAAGCCATCACTGGTACGACCTGACGGTGACGAGCCACGACGACGCGACGTTCTCGCGCCGCATCGCGGGGCACGTTGAGAATGGTCGGCCGAGCATCAGCGATCCGGCTGCGGTTGCGCCGGTGACGACGCTGTCGTGA
- a CDS encoding serine hydrolase: MTNTVPEHLDTLVREVMEEWQVPGLALAITQDGEEDQVRAYGLRDVEAGLPVTGDTQFILCSVTKSFTALGLAMLVDEGRLDWHRPVRDYLPEFRLHDAIATERVTIIDLLSHHTGLPRHDWIWMPADTSRAEMLAALRYLEPSKDIRTAYQYCNLGYVAAGAVAERISGQTWEDFTRERIMTPLGMVNIGFSDTELERASDSARPYILHDQEKAGEFVRMRARLWPIADTPAGGINVAASDMARYMRLYLADGKIDGTPLVSSARLKALYQPRVYTGKSHFAEIGESHYGLGLSTHHYRGERVISHSGGWIGWSTLMSLVPERRFGVTVLINRGGSPVTEIVTNAIVDHLTGKDEIPWFDRHRESRRAHVAQRPLDVAAKRASRRTDAPSRPLGEYVGDYVHPAYGRVAIEAAGDALMFRYRGMSGALIHRHYDAFELDEQPETLWPDGVAVTFAYDREGRIDRLLTPLEPNVADIVFDRGASGEALDAAFRQACVGTYRGGATVHVVAINADGELTISPTGQPTYRLDPYGERVFAVRELKGYRVEFVRDEGEAVTKIIFRQPNGTFLAQREVRAGSN; the protein is encoded by the coding sequence ATGACAAACACCGTGCCCGAACATCTCGACACCCTCGTCCGCGAAGTGATGGAGGAATGGCAGGTCCCCGGCTTGGCACTGGCGATCACACAGGACGGCGAGGAGGATCAGGTCAGAGCCTATGGACTGCGCGATGTGGAGGCTGGCTTGCCCGTCACGGGAGATACTCAGTTCATCCTTTGCTCGGTCACCAAGTCCTTCACGGCGCTCGGTCTGGCGATGCTGGTCGACGAGGGACGTCTAGATTGGCACAGGCCGGTACGCGACTATCTGCCGGAGTTTCGCCTACATGACGCGATCGCGACGGAGCGCGTCACCATCATCGATCTGCTTTCTCATCACACCGGATTGCCGCGTCACGACTGGATCTGGATGCCTGCCGACACTTCGCGCGCCGAGATGCTCGCAGCGCTGCGCTATCTCGAGCCGAGCAAAGACATTCGAACGGCCTATCAATATTGCAACCTTGGTTATGTTGCGGCTGGGGCGGTCGCCGAACGGATCTCTGGCCAGACTTGGGAGGATTTCACGCGGGAGCGGATCATGACGCCGCTCGGCATGGTCAATATCGGTTTTTCAGACACGGAGCTGGAGCGCGCCTCCGACAGCGCGCGTCCTTATATCCTGCATGATCAGGAGAAAGCAGGCGAATTCGTGCGCATGCGCGCGCGGCTCTGGCCGATCGCCGATACGCCAGCGGGTGGGATCAATGTTGCTGCGTCTGACATGGCGCGATACATGCGCTTGTATCTTGCCGACGGCAAGATCGATGGCACACCGCTCGTCTCCTCTGCGCGGCTGAAGGCGCTCTACCAGCCGCGCGTCTATACCGGAAAGTCGCACTTCGCCGAAATCGGCGAGAGCCATTACGGGCTTGGCCTCTCTACCCATCACTACCGCGGCGAACGGGTCATCAGTCATTCCGGCGGCTGGATCGGCTGGAGCACGCTGATGTCGCTTGTGCCCGAGCGGCGCTTCGGCGTCACGGTGCTTATCAACCGAGGCGGCAGTCCCGTCACCGAAATCGTCACGAATGCGATCGTCGATCATCTTACGGGTAAGGATGAGATTCCCTGGTTTGATCGTCACCGCGAGTCGCGGCGCGCCCATGTGGCGCAACGGCCGCTCGATGTCGCAGCAAAGCGCGCGTCGCGGCGGACCGATGCGCCGAGCCGGCCTCTGGGCGAATACGTCGGGGATTATGTCCATCCCGCCTACGGCCGCGTAGCGATCGAAGCGGCGGGTGACGCGCTCATGTTTCGCTATCGTGGCATGTCGGGCGCGTTAATCCATCGTCACTACGACGCGTTCGAACTCGACGAGCAGCCGGAAACGCTGTGGCCAGACGGCGTTGCCGTGACATTCGCCTATGACCGCGAGGGGCGGATCGATCGCCTCCTGACACCACTCGAGCCCAATGTCGCGGATATTGTGTTTGACCGCGGTGCCTCAGGTGAAGCGCTCGACGCAGCGTTTCGCCAAGCCTGTGTCGGCACCTACCGAGGAGGCGCGACTGTGCACGTGGTCGCGATCAACGCTGACGGCGAACTCACGATCTCACCGACCGGCCAGCCGACATATCGTCTCGATCCTTATGGTGAGCGTGTCTTCGCAGTTCGCGAGCTGAAAGGCTACCGCGTGGAGTTTGTTCGCGACGAGGGTGAGGCTGTAACGAAGATCATCTTCCGCCAGCCCAACGGAACCTTCCTGGCGCAGCGAGAGGTCCGCGCCGGGTCGAACTGA
- a CDS encoding tetratricopeptide repeat protein, with the protein MGPSKDYGKALALFRQAAGQGNAGGEYNLGQCYELGHGVKKDETEAVLWYRKAAEQGFVLARARIRQMVANGQLKPVDDNQSGPWWRGLVQQSESESLSFSRAYFAAAQRDADAELELGIDYLTGMGVAKDRTQATYLFQQAAEQGQIEARCLAAAISASDDDWAIPAEMKQAADLCLNAANHGNVDAQLVLSTFYTTGRGVPKDAVQAAFWHRKAAEQGQRDAEFRLSYDYKHGDGVKQDEEQSLIWMRKAAEQGDPTAMMSLGMQSSLAHLTGEKDPLGNPELAKKYLDQGAEYASDSERELLPNMWASRAEQERQRQFGKQLGRALAPALKAMGVDGQ; encoded by the coding sequence ATGGGCCCATCGAAGGATTACGGCAAGGCACTCGCCCTGTTCCGTCAGGCGGCCGGCCAGGGAAATGCGGGCGGCGAATACAACCTGGGGCAATGCTACGAGCTGGGCCACGGAGTAAAAAAGGATGAGACGGAAGCCGTGCTTTGGTATCGGAAAGCAGCAGAACAGGGATTTGTTCTTGCCCGAGCGCGCATCAGGCAGATGGTCGCTAATGGCCAGCTCAAACCTGTTGACGACAACCAAAGCGGACCGTGGTGGCGAGGGCTCGTGCAGCAATCGGAGAGCGAGTCGCTGTCATTCTCGCGAGCCTATTTTGCCGCCGCTCAACGAGACGCAGATGCTGAACTGGAACTGGGCATCGATTACCTGACCGGCATGGGCGTGGCGAAGGATCGGACGCAGGCAACGTACTTATTTCAGCAAGCTGCTGAACAAGGCCAGATCGAAGCGCGGTGCCTTGCCGCCGCAATCTCGGCCTCAGATGATGACTGGGCCATTCCTGCGGAAATGAAGCAAGCCGCCGATCTCTGCCTGAACGCAGCTAACCACGGGAACGTGGACGCGCAACTCGTTCTCAGCACCTTCTACACGACGGGGCGAGGTGTCCCGAAGGATGCTGTCCAGGCTGCTTTCTGGCATCGGAAGGCGGCTGAACAGGGACAGCGCGATGCGGAGTTCAGGCTCAGCTACGATTACAAGCATGGGGATGGTGTTAAACAGGACGAAGAGCAAAGCCTGATCTGGATGCGCAAGGCCGCTGAACAGGGAGACCCGACGGCAATGATGTCTCTTGGGATGCAGTCGTCCCTTGCCCATCTCACCGGGGAAAAAGATCCACTCGGCAATCCAGAGCTCGCAAAGAAATATCTGGACCAGGGTGCCGAATATGCAAGCGACTCGGAGCGGGAATTGCTCCCGAATATGTGGGCCAGTCGTGCGGAGCAAGAAAGGCAACGGCAATTTGGCAAACAATTGGGCCGGGCTTTAGCTCCCGCATTGAAAGCGATGGGAGTAGACGGCCAGTGA
- a CDS encoding aldo/keto reductase, which yields MTLSKRKFGRTGWDVSEIGFGAWAIGGSWGDVAEDDARAALNAALDIGVTFIDTADVYGDGRSERIIRDVLRQRGGERPMVATKLGRRLDPHVTSGYTNKRELEAFIDRSLLNLGVDTLDLVQLHCPPTEVYYHPEVFGAMDDFVAAGKIRFYGVSVEKVEEALKAIEYPNVVSVQIIYNMFRQRPASLFFREAQRRNVAVIARVPLASGMLTGKMSTDSTFASDDHRAFNRHGEAFDVGETFSGVPYDIALKAVDELRGLVPVDASMAQLALRWILMEDAVSVIIPGSKNAAQAASNVSAANLAPLSDEVMQRVRDVYERHIAPEVHQRW from the coding sequence ATGACGCTTTCGAAGCGAAAATTCGGTCGTACCGGCTGGGATGTATCGGAAATCGGTTTTGGAGCATGGGCGATCGGCGGCTCCTGGGGCGATGTCGCTGAAGACGACGCCAGGGCCGCGCTAAACGCCGCGCTCGATATCGGCGTCACCTTCATCGACACGGCTGACGTCTATGGCGACGGCCGTTCAGAACGGATCATCCGGGACGTGTTGCGGCAACGAGGCGGCGAGCGTCCCATGGTCGCCACCAAGCTTGGGCGCCGGCTCGATCCTCATGTGACGAGTGGCTATACGAACAAGCGTGAGCTTGAAGCTTTCATCGACCGAAGCCTTTTGAACCTGGGCGTCGATACGCTCGATCTGGTGCAGTTGCATTGCCCGCCGACGGAGGTTTATTACCATCCCGAGGTATTCGGTGCGATGGACGATTTTGTCGCTGCCGGCAAGATCCGGTTCTACGGTGTGTCGGTCGAAAAGGTCGAGGAAGCGCTGAAGGCGATCGAGTATCCCAATGTGGTTTCGGTGCAGATTATCTACAACATGTTCCGTCAACGGCCTGCCAGCTTGTTCTTCCGCGAGGCGCAACGGAGAAACGTCGCCGTCATTGCGCGCGTGCCTCTGGCGAGCGGCATGCTCACGGGCAAGATGTCCACGGATTCGACGTTCGCTTCGGACGATCATCGTGCGTTCAATCGCCATGGCGAGGCGTTCGACGTCGGCGAGACGTTCTCCGGCGTGCCCTATGACATCGCGTTGAAAGCAGTCGACGAACTGCGCGGCCTTGTACCGGTGGACGCCTCCATGGCGCAGCTGGCGCTTCGCTGGATTCTCATGGAAGACGCCGTCTCCGTCATCATCCCGGGCAGTAAAAATGCGGCCCAGGCGGCGTCGAACGTTTCGGCTGCGAATCTTGCGCCACTGTCCGACGAGGTGATGCAACGCGTCCGTGACGTCTATGAACGCCACATCGCACCTGAAGTCCATCAGCGTTGGTAA
- a CDS encoding glutathione peroxidase — MSDAIYDIPVRSIDGADLTLGQFKGKALLVVNVASKCGLTPQYEGLEALYEQKRAAGLEVLAFPANDFKGQEPGSDEEIKDFCSTTYDVTFPMFSKISVVGEQQHPLYRALTAAQPATSGEGPFRERLKGYGIAPNPAPDVLWNFEKFLVSRDGRVVGRFAPDVTADDPRLLEAIDAQLAS; from the coding sequence ATGAGTGACGCAATCTACGACATCCCGGTACGTTCGATCGACGGCGCGGATCTGACGCTCGGCCAGTTCAAGGGCAAGGCGCTGCTGGTCGTCAATGTCGCGTCGAAGTGTGGGCTCACGCCGCAATACGAGGGGCTCGAAGCGCTGTACGAACAGAAGCGCGCGGCGGGTCTCGAAGTGCTCGCGTTTCCGGCAAACGATTTCAAAGGCCAGGAGCCCGGCAGCGACGAAGAGATCAAGGACTTCTGCAGCACGACCTACGACGTGACATTCCCGATGTTCTCGAAGATTTCGGTGGTCGGTGAACAGCAGCATCCGTTGTATCGCGCGCTGACCGCCGCGCAGCCGGCCACGTCCGGCGAGGGTCCGTTCCGCGAACGTCTGAAGGGTTACGGCATTGCGCCGAACCCGGCACCCGACGTGCTGTGGAACTTCGAGAAATTCCTCGTGAGCCGGGATGGTCGCGTGGTCGGACGTTTCGCGCCGGACGTCACCGCCGACGATCCGCGTCTGCTCGAAGCGATCGACGCGCAACTGGCGAGCTGA